A window of the Oryza brachyantha chromosome 5, ObraRS2, whole genome shotgun sequence genome harbors these coding sequences:
- the LOC102702098 gene encoding sugar transporter ERD6-like 4: MNGGGSGSGSRRGGAGGDESGGEQDGGLRKPLLLNTGSWYRMGSRSSLAASSMAAIRESHVSAFLCTLIVALGPIQFGFTSGFSSPTQDAIIRDLKLSISEFSAFGSLSNVGAMVGAIASGQMAEYIGRKGSLMIAAVPNIIGWLAISFAKDASFLYMGRLLEGFGVGVISYTVPVYIAEISHQNTRGALGSVNQLSVTIGILLAYLLGMFVPWRLLAVIGSIPCTLLIPGLFFIPESPRWLAKMKMMDDFEASLQVLRGFETDITAEVNDIKRAVASANKRTTISFKELNQKKYRTPLLIGTGLLVLQNLSGINGILFYASRIFRDAGFTNSDLATCALGAIQVLATGVTTWLLDRAGRRILLIISTAGMTLSLLAVAVVFFLEGNTSHDSHSYYILSMISLVALVAYIITFSFGMGAIPWVMMSEILPVSIKSLGGSFATLANMLTSWAITMTANLLLSWSAGGTFLSYMIVSAFTLVFVILWVPETKGRTLEEIQFSFR; encoded by the exons AtgaacggcggcgggagcgggagcgggagcagGCGAGGAGGGGCCGGAGGCGatgagagcggcggcgagcaggacGGTGGCCTGCGGAAGCCGTTGCTGCTGAACACGGGGAGCTGGTACAGGATGGGATCGCGGTccagcctcgccgcctcctccatggCCGCCATCCGGGAGTCCCACGTCTCGGCCTTCCTCTGCACGCTCATCGTCGCCCTCGGCCCCATCCAGTTCGGCTTCACCAGCGGCTTCTCCTCCCCCACCCAGGACGCCATCATCCGCGACCTCAAGCTCTCCATCTCCGAG TTCTCGGCTTTCGGCTCGCTATCCAACGTCGGCGCGATGGTTGGGGCGATTGCCAGCGGGCAGATGGCTGAGTACATTGGCCGGAAAGGG TCATTGATGATAGCGGCAGTTCCTAACATCATTGGTTGGCTTGCCATCTCCTTTGCAAAA GACGCGTCATTTCTGTACATGGGACGTTTGCTTGAAGGTTTTGGTGTTGGTGTAATATCATACACG GTGCCAGTCTACATTGCAGAGATATCTCATCAGAACACAAGAGGAGCACTTGGCTCCGTGAACCAG TTGTCTGTTACCATTGGTATCTTGTTGGCCTATTTGCTAGGCATGTTTGTTCCTTGGAGGCTGCTAGCAGTGATAG GAAGCATCCCATGTACATTGTTAATACCTGGTCTATTCTTCATTCCAGAATCTCCACGGTGGCTG gcaaaaatgaaaatgatggATGATTTCGAGGCTTCTCTACAAGTTTTGAGGGGGTTTGAGACTGACATTACTGCAGAAGTCAATGATATAAAG AGGGCAGTAGCATCAGCAAACAAAAGGACCACAATCAGTTTTAAAGAGTTGAACCAAAAGAAATACCGCACTCCCTTACTA ATAGGAACTGGCCTTCTTGTACTTCAAAATCTAAGTGGAATAAACGGTATTCTGTTTTATGCAAGTAGAATATTCAGGGATGCAG GGTTTACAAACAGTGACTTGGCCACATGCGCCCTAGGAGCAATTCAG GTTCTTGCAACTGGAGTTACAACATGGTTACTAGACAGAGCTGGTCGACGGATACTCCTAATT ATCTCTACTGCTGGGATGACTCTAAGCCTTCTTGCAGTTGCTGTTGTATTTTTTCTCGAg GGTAATACTTCACATGATTCCCACTCGTACTATATCTTAAGTATGATCTCCTTGGTTGCTCTTGTG GCTTATATCATCACATTTTCCTTTGGTATGGGTGCCATTCCATGGGTTATGATGTCTGAG atCCTTCCGGTTAGCATCAAGAGTCTTGGGGGAAGTTTTGCAACACTTGCCAACATGCTTACATCCTGGGCAATAACAATGACAGCAAATTTGTTACTCAGCTGGAGTGCTGGAG GGACCTTTTTGTCCTACATGATTGTGAGTGCTTTCACTCTCGTGTTTGTCATCCTTTGGGTGCCAGAGACGAAGGGAAGAACCCTGGAGGAGATACAGTTTTCGTTTCGCTGA
- the LOC102710210 gene encoding sugar transporter ERD6-like 6, translating to MNRGGGGGDESGSDHDIGGGMRKPLLMHTGSWYRMGSRQGSLTGAGTSSMAMLRESHVSAFLCTLIVALGPIQFGFTGGFSSPTQDAIIRDLNLSLSEFSVFGSLSNVGAMVGAIASGQMAEYIGRKGSLMIAAIPNIIGWLAISFAKDSSFLYMGRLLEGFGVGVISYTVPVYIAEISPQNMRGALGSVNQLSVTIGILLAYLLGMFVPWRLLAVIGILPCTVLIPGLFFIPESPRWLAKMNMMEDFETSLQVLRGFETDITSEVNDIKRAVASANKRTTIRFQELNQKKYRTPLILGIGLLVLQQLSGINGILFYAGSIFKAAGLTNSDMATCALGAIQVLATGVTTWLLDRAGRRILLIISSIGMTLSLLAVAVVFFLKDSVSQDSHMYYNLSMISLVALVAYVVAFSFGMGAIPWIIMSEILPVSIKSLAGSFATLANWLTSFAITMTANLMLSWSAGGTFLSYMIVSAFTLVFVILGVPETKGRTLEEIQWSFR from the exons ATGAATaggggcggcggaggtggcgacgagAGCGGCAGCGACCATGACATCGGCGGCGGGATGCGGAAGCCGCTGCTGATGCACACGGGGAGCTGGTACAGGATGGGGTCGAGGCAGGGCAGCCTCACCGGGGCCGGGACCTCCTCCATGGCCATGCTGCGGGAGTCCCACGTCTCGGCCTTCCTCTGCACGCTCATCGTCGCGCTCGGCCCCATCCAGTTCGGCTTCACGGGAGGGTTCTCCTCCCCGACCCAGGACGCCATCATCCGCGACCTCAACCTCTCCCTCTCCGAG TTCTCGGTGTTCGGCTCGCTGTCCAACGTCGGCGCCATGGTCGGAGCCATCGCCAGCGGCCAGATGGCCGAGTACATTGGGCGCAAAGGg TCATTGATGATTGCTGCAATTCCAAACATCATTGGTTGGCTTGCCATCTCCTTTGCAAAA GACTCGTCCTTTTTATACATGGGACGGTTACTCGAGGGGTTCGGTGTTGGTGTCATCTCTTATACA GTGCCAGTATACATAGCAGAAATATCACCTCAAAACATGAGAGGAGCTCTTGGCTCTGTGAATCAA TTATCTGTAACCATTGGCATATTGTTGGCATATTTGCTTGGCATGTTTGTTCCTTGGAGACTGCTTGCAGTGATAg GGATCTTGCCTTGCACTGTGTTGATACCTGGCCTATTCTTCATCCCAGAATCTCCAAGATGGCTG GCAAAGATGAACATGATGGAGGATTTTGAGACTTCTTTACAAGTTCTGAGGGGATTTGAAACTGACATCACATCAGAAGTGAATGATATAAAG AGAGCAGTAGCATCAGCAAACAAAAGGACAACAATCCGTTTTCAAGAGTTAAACCAGAAGAAATACCGCACACCCCTAATA TTAGGAATTGGCCTACTTGTACTGCAACAGCTAAGTGGAATCAACGgaatattgttttatgcaggTAGCATCTTCAAAGCTGCAG GTCTCACAAACAGTGACATGGCTACATGTGCACTTGGTGCTATTCAG GTTCTTGCTACTGGAGTTACAACCTGGTTATTAGACCGAGCTGGCCGACGAATCCTCCTCATC ATCTCTTCTATTGGGATGACTCTGAGCCTCCTTGCAGTTGCTgttgtatttttcttaaag gATAGTGTTTCACAAGATTCTCATATGTACTACAACTTAAGTATGATCTCCTTGGTTGCTCTTGTG GCTTATGTAGTTGCCTTCTCCTTCGGTATGGGTGCCATTCCATGGATCATAATGTCAGAG ATTCTCCCGGTTAGTATCAAGAGTCTTGCAGGAAGCTTTGCGACACTTGCCAACTGGCTTACATCGTTTGCAATAACAATGACAGCGAACTTAATGCTTAGTTGGAGTGCTGGAG GGACATTTTTGTCCTACATGATCGTGAGTGCTTTCACCCTTGTGTTCGTCATCCTTGGGGTGCCAGAGACAAAGGGAAGAACTCTTGAAGAGATACAATGGTCGTTCCGCTGA